In a genomic window of Streptomyces sp. NBC_00525:
- a CDS encoding condensation domain-containing protein, with product MPSRPRAEQGQGGRAAEPPSLPVTRQQRDLFLDPHGQQGTGRYVEQISWHWRGPLDVGRFTAAWQSVTDRETVLRAAFAGDPEPHLVLHERAEAEVVRHPAGSVGWDELVERDRLRGFDLRDAGPLRVTLLDEPAAPPAPEARPDDDGGGTAPDASGAVTRVLLTFHHGLLDAWSVFVLIDEFYRAYLAGGALPGGERRPDLRDWSRWLGSQDQGPAREFWTRAVPSGAPAVLPAAPGPDTGESGSGRAEGRLTAAEADRLHRWAAARSLPDSSALQAVWALLLHRAAGAAGPAQVGFGVTVSGRGITLDAVERLPGPLRSCLPMSVQVDPAHRLLQLLTGLRDRALDMAAYEWVSAGQIHEWTGRAATGGGRLLESVVAVESRPRRRAGVRGELAVGGVRVDQPRASGAHTAFPVALFAHREPNGALTLSALHDRARISAGDAGRLVGHCVRLLNELPRTDERTTVAEVLATLTGHPLPRIATPPRRRADRPHPPYSIDGRAAVEPIASRS from the coding sequence ATGCCGAGTCGCCCGCGCGCGGAGCAGGGACAGGGCGGCCGCGCCGCGGAGCCGCCGTCCCTGCCGGTGACCCGGCAGCAGCGCGACCTGTTCCTCGACCCCCACGGACAGCAGGGAACCGGGCGGTACGTCGAACAGATCTCCTGGCACTGGCGGGGCCCCCTGGACGTCGGACGGTTCACGGCCGCCTGGCAGTCGGTCACCGACCGCGAGACGGTGTTGCGGGCCGCCTTCGCCGGAGACCCCGAACCGCACCTGGTGCTGCACGAACGGGCCGAGGCGGAGGTGGTCCGTCATCCCGCCGGCAGCGTCGGCTGGGACGAACTCGTGGAACGCGACCGGCTGCGCGGCTTCGACCTGCGCGACGCCGGCCCGCTGCGCGTCACCCTGCTCGACGAGCCCGCGGCGCCGCCGGCGCCCGAGGCGCGGCCGGACGACGACGGCGGCGGCACGGCGCCGGACGCCTCCGGGGCCGTCACCCGCGTCCTGCTCACCTTCCACCACGGGCTGCTCGACGCCTGGAGCGTGTTCGTCCTCATCGACGAGTTCTACCGCGCCTACCTCGCGGGCGGGGCGCTGCCCGGCGGCGAGCGGCGCCCCGACCTGCGGGACTGGTCCCGGTGGCTCGGCAGCCAGGACCAGGGGCCCGCCCGGGAGTTCTGGACCCGTGCCGTGCCCTCCGGCGCACCGGCCGTCCTGCCCGCCGCTCCCGGACCCGACACCGGCGAGTCCGGCTCCGGGCGCGCCGAGGGGCGGCTGACCGCCGCCGAGGCCGACCGGCTGCACCGCTGGGCCGCCGCCCGTTCCCTGCCCGATTCGAGCGCGCTGCAGGCGGTCTGGGCGCTGCTGCTGCACCGCGCCGCAGGGGCGGCCGGGCCCGCGCAGGTCGGCTTCGGCGTGACCGTCTCGGGGCGCGGCATCACCCTGGACGCCGTCGAGCGGCTGCCGGGGCCGCTGCGCTCCTGCCTGCCGATGTCCGTCCAGGTCGACCCCGCGCACCGGCTGCTCCAGCTGCTCACCGGGCTGCGCGACCGCGCCCTGGACATGGCGGCGTACGAGTGGGTGTCGGCCGGGCAGATCCACGAGTGGACCGGCCGCGCGGCCACCGGCGGCGGCCGGCTGCTGGAGAGCGTCGTGGCGGTGGAGAGCCGGCCGCGCCGGCGGGCCGGGGTACGCGGCGAACTGGCCGTGGGCGGCGTACGGGTGGACCAGCCGAGGGCGAGCGGCGCGCACACCGCCTTCCCGGTCGCCCTGTTCGCGCACCGCGAGCCGAACGGCGCGCTGACCCTGAGCGCGCTGCACGACCGGGCCCGGATCTCGGCCGGCGACGCGGGCCGCCTGGTCGGGCACTGCGTACGGCTGCTCAACGAGCTGCCCCGCACCGACGAGCGGACCACGGTCGCCGAGGTGCTCGCCACGCTCACCGGACATCCGCTGCCGCGCATCGCCACCCCGCCGCGGCGCCGGGCGGACCGGCCGCATCCGCCGTACTCGATCGACGGGCGAGCGGCCGTCGAGCCGATTGCAAGCCGTTCTTGA
- a CDS encoding aromatase/cyclase: MTTREVEHEITIGAPAAAVYQLLADVTNWPRIFPPTIHVDRVEADGDEERIRIWATANGSPKNWTSRRTLDPAGLRITFRQEVPAEPVKHMGGTWIIEPLGESGARVRLLHDFSAIGDDPHDLLWIARAVDKNSTSELAALKANVEAAHAAETEELTFSFTDTVRTTGSAKDAFDFINEAHLWAERLPHVAVVRLAEDTPGLQELEMDTRAKDGSVHTTKSYRVVFPHSKIAYKQVTLPALMTLHTGEWTFVETDGGTDVSSQHTVTLNTENIARILGPEATVADARAYVHTALSTNSCATLAHAKAHAESKAL, translated from the coding sequence ATGACCACGCGTGAGGTCGAGCACGAGATCACCATCGGCGCCCCGGCCGCCGCCGTGTACCAACTGCTCGCGGACGTGACCAACTGGCCGCGCATCTTCCCGCCCACCATCCACGTCGACCGGGTCGAGGCCGACGGCGACGAGGAGCGCATCCGCATCTGGGCGACTGCCAACGGCTCCCCGAAGAACTGGACCTCGCGGCGCACCCTGGACCCCGCGGGCCTGCGCATCACCTTCCGCCAGGAGGTCCCGGCGGAGCCCGTCAAGCACATGGGCGGCACCTGGATCATCGAGCCGCTCGGCGAGTCGGGGGCCCGCGTCCGGCTGCTGCACGACTTCAGCGCCATCGGCGACGACCCGCACGACCTGCTGTGGATCGCGCGGGCGGTCGACAAGAACAGCACCTCCGAACTGGCCGCCCTCAAGGCCAACGTCGAGGCGGCCCACGCCGCCGAGACCGAGGAGCTGACCTTCTCGTTCACCGACACCGTCCGCACCACCGGCTCCGCCAAGGACGCCTTCGACTTCATCAACGAGGCCCACCTGTGGGCCGAACGCCTCCCGCACGTGGCCGTGGTGCGCCTCGCCGAGGACACTCCGGGCCTCCAGGAGCTGGAGATGGACACGCGCGCCAAGGACGGCTCGGTGCACACCACCAAGTCGTACCGGGTCGTCTTCCCGCACAGCAAGATCGCCTACAAGCAGGTCACCCTGCCGGCGCTGATGACCCTGCACACCGGCGAGTGGACCTTCGTCGAGACCGACGGCGGCACCGACGTCTCCTCGCAGCACACCGTCACCCTCAACACCGAGAACATCGCGCGCATCCTCGGCCCCGAAGCCACCGTGGCCGACGCCCGCGCCTACGTCCACACGGCGCTGTCCACCAACAGCTGCGCCACCCTCGCGCACGCGAAGGCCCACGCCGAGTCGAAGGCCCTCTGA
- a CDS encoding beta-ketoacyl-[acyl-carrier-protein] synthase family protein — MNRRRVAITGIEVIAPGGVGRENFWSLLSEGRTATRGITFFDPAQFRSRVAAEVDFDPYAHGLTPQEVRRLDRAAQFAVVASRGAVADSGIDLGGYDPHRVGVTVGSAVGATMGLDEEYRVVSDGGRLDLVDHAYAVPHLYDYMVPSSFASEVAWAVGAEGPSTVVSTGCTSGIDSVGYAVELVREGTADVVIAGSSDAPISPITMACFDAIKATTPRFDDPGRASRPFDGTRNGFVLGEGTAFFVLEELESARKRGAHIYAEIAGYATRSNAYHMTGLRPDGVEMSEAINLALAEARMNPETIDYINAHGSGTKQNDRHETAAFKRSLGDHAYRTPVSSIKSMVGHSLGAIGSIEIAASALAMEYDVVPPTANLSTPDPECDLDYVPVTARDQPVDAVLTVGSGFGGFQSAMVLASPERILV; from the coding sequence GTGAACCGCCGACGCGTAGCCATCACCGGCATCGAGGTGATCGCGCCCGGCGGTGTGGGCAGGGAGAACTTCTGGTCCCTGCTGAGCGAGGGCCGCACGGCCACCCGCGGGATCACCTTCTTCGACCCGGCGCAGTTCCGCTCCCGGGTCGCCGCCGAGGTCGACTTCGACCCGTACGCGCACGGCCTGACGCCGCAGGAGGTGCGCCGCCTCGACCGGGCCGCGCAGTTCGCCGTCGTCGCCTCGCGCGGCGCGGTCGCCGACAGCGGCATCGACCTCGGGGGCTACGACCCCCACCGGGTCGGCGTCACCGTGGGCAGCGCCGTGGGCGCCACCATGGGCCTGGACGAGGAGTACCGGGTCGTCTCCGACGGCGGCCGGCTCGACCTCGTCGACCACGCGTACGCGGTGCCGCATCTGTACGACTACATGGTGCCGAGCTCCTTCGCGTCCGAGGTCGCCTGGGCCGTCGGCGCCGAGGGCCCCTCCACCGTGGTCTCCACCGGCTGCACCTCCGGCATCGACTCGGTGGGCTACGCCGTCGAGCTGGTGCGCGAGGGCACCGCGGACGTCGTGATCGCCGGCTCCTCCGACGCGCCGATCTCGCCGATCACGATGGCCTGCTTCGACGCGATCAAGGCGACCACCCCGCGGTTCGACGACCCCGGACGCGCCTCCCGGCCCTTCGACGGCACCCGCAACGGCTTCGTCCTGGGCGAGGGCACCGCCTTCTTCGTCCTGGAGGAGCTGGAGAGCGCCAGGAAGCGCGGCGCCCACATCTACGCGGAGATCGCCGGCTACGCCACCCGCTCCAACGCGTACCACATGACGGGCCTGCGCCCCGACGGCGTCGAGATGTCCGAGGCCATCAACCTGGCGCTCGCCGAAGCCCGGATGAACCCGGAGACCATCGACTACATCAACGCGCACGGCTCGGGCACCAAGCAGAACGACCGGCACGAGACGGCCGCGTTCAAGCGCAGCCTCGGCGACCACGCCTACCGCACCCCGGTCAGCTCCATCAAGTCGATGGTCGGTCACTCGCTGGGTGCCATCGGCTCCATCGAGATCGCCGCATCGGCCCTGGCCATGGAGTACGACGTCGTGCCCCCGACGGCCAATCTGAGCACGCCCGACCCCGAGTGCGACCTCGACTACGTTCCCGTGACCGCGCGAGACCAGCCCGTCGACGCGGTCCTCACGGTCGGCAGCGGATTCGGCGGCTTCCAGAGCGCCATGGTGCTGGCCAGCCCCGAAAGGATTCTCGTATGA
- a CDS encoding acyl carrier protein encodes MATKAFTLDDLKRTLQEAAGVAEGVDLDGDILDTEFDVLGYESLALLEAGSLIEREYGISLDEEAVNDAHTPRAFIEVVNTQLAPAPAA; translated from the coding sequence ATGGCCACCAAGGCGTTCACCCTCGACGACCTCAAGCGCACCCTGCAGGAGGCCGCAGGCGTGGCCGAGGGCGTCGACCTGGACGGAGACATCCTCGACACGGAGTTCGACGTGCTCGGCTACGAGTCCCTCGCGCTGCTGGAGGCCGGCAGCCTCATCGAGCGCGAGTACGGCATATCCCTCGACGAGGAGGCCGTCAACGACGCGCACACCCCGCGGGCCTTCATCGAGGTCGTCAACACCCAGCTCGCCCCCGCCCCGGCCGCTTGA
- a CDS encoding TcmI family type II polyketide cyclase — protein sequence MHSTLIVARMAAASATDVAKMFSEFDATDMPHRMGTRRRQLFSYRGLYFHLQDFDEDNGGELIEQAKTDPRFMRISEDLKPFIEAYDPKTWRSPADAMAQRFYTWEAQA from the coding sequence ATGCACAGCACGCTGATTGTCGCCCGGATGGCAGCTGCATCAGCCACCGATGTGGCCAAGATGTTCTCCGAATTCGATGCGACGGACATGCCTCACCGCATGGGGACGCGGCGCCGCCAGCTGTTCTCGTACCGGGGTCTCTATTTCCACCTCCAGGACTTCGACGAGGACAACGGGGGAGAGCTGATCGAGCAGGCCAAGACGGACCCGCGCTTCATGCGGATCAGCGAGGACCTCAAGCCGTTCATCGAGGCGTACGACCCGAAGACCTGGCGCTCGCCGGCCGACGCCATGGCGCAGCGCTTCTACACGTGGGAGGCGCAGGCGTGA
- a CDS encoding FAD-dependent monooxygenase, whose translation MSTFDTDVVVVGAGPTGLMLAGELRLNGVSVIVLDKLTEPIQESRALGFSARTIEEFAQRGLISRFGEVGVIPVGHFGGVPLDYRVLEGGSYGARGIPQARTEGVLGGWARELGAEIRRGVEVVGLDQDDDGVTVTATTADGDLSLRARHVVGADGARSIVRKLTGIGFPGTEPAIELRFADVAGIQLRPRFSGERVPGGMVMVIPMGPDRARVIYFDNTRPLRTAEGPLTFDEVVETWQRLTGEDLSGATPLWVSSTTDNSRQAAEYRRGRVFLAGDAAHIHLPIGAQGMSAGIQDAVNLGWKLALDVKGQAPEGLLDTYHAERHPVGARILANTLAQRILYLGGDDIAPMREVFTELVEHHESVRRHLAGMVTGLDIRHETVPGDHPLLGRRLPDRELAADGEKTTAFALLAAGRAVLLDLSDGPALREAAAGWTDRVDVLAIDFPDCAAPVDAILVRPDGYVAWVAPLGAGPAGLSDSLSHWFGPAQ comes from the coding sequence ATGAGCACCTTTGATACGGACGTCGTTGTCGTGGGGGCCGGCCCCACCGGACTCATGCTCGCGGGCGAATTGAGGCTCAATGGAGTCTCCGTCATTGTGCTCGACAAGCTTACGGAACCCATTCAGGAATCCCGTGCTCTCGGTTTTTCGGCACGTACGATCGAGGAATTCGCGCAGCGCGGTCTGATTTCCCGCTTCGGTGAGGTCGGCGTCATACCCGTCGGCCACTTCGGTGGTGTCCCGCTCGACTACCGGGTGCTGGAGGGCGGCTCCTACGGCGCACGCGGCATCCCGCAGGCCCGCACCGAGGGCGTCCTCGGCGGCTGGGCCCGCGAACTCGGGGCCGAGATCCGCCGCGGCGTCGAGGTCGTCGGCCTCGACCAGGACGACGACGGCGTCACCGTGACCGCCACCACCGCCGACGGCGACCTGAGCCTGCGCGCCCGGCACGTGGTCGGCGCCGACGGCGCCCGCAGCATCGTGCGCAAGCTCACCGGCATCGGGTTCCCCGGCACCGAGCCCGCCATCGAACTCCGCTTCGCCGACGTCGCCGGCATCCAGCTGCGCCCCCGCTTCAGCGGCGAGCGCGTCCCCGGCGGCATGGTCATGGTCATCCCGATGGGGCCGGACCGCGCGCGGGTCATCTACTTCGACAACACCCGGCCGCTGCGCACCGCCGAGGGCCCCCTCACCTTCGACGAGGTCGTCGAGACCTGGCAGCGCCTGACCGGCGAGGACCTCTCCGGCGCCACCCCGCTGTGGGTCAGCTCCACCACCGACAACTCCCGCCAGGCCGCCGAGTACCGGCGCGGCCGGGTCTTCCTCGCCGGCGACGCCGCGCACATCCACCTGCCCATCGGGGCGCAGGGCATGAGCGCGGGCATCCAGGACGCGGTGAACCTCGGCTGGAAGCTGGCCCTGGACGTCAAGGGGCAGGCGCCCGAAGGACTGCTCGACACCTACCACGCCGAGCGGCACCCGGTCGGCGCCCGCATCCTGGCCAACACCCTCGCCCAGCGCATCCTCTACCTCGGCGGCGACGACATCGCCCCGATGCGAGAGGTCTTCACCGAGCTGGTCGAACACCACGAGTCGGTCCGCCGGCACCTGGCCGGCATGGTCACCGGCCTCGACATCCGCCACGAGACGGTTCCGGGCGACCACCCGCTGCTCGGCCGGCGGCTGCCCGACCGCGAACTGGCCGCGGACGGCGAGAAGACCACCGCCTTCGCGCTGCTGGCCGCCGGACGGGCCGTGCTCCTGGACCTCAGCGACGGCCCCGCGCTGCGCGAGGCGGCGGCCGGCTGGACGGACCGCGTCGACGTGCTCGCCATCGACTTCCCCGACTGCGCCGCGCCGGTCGACGCCATCCTCGTCCGGCCCGACGGCTACGTGGCCTGGGTGGCGCCCCTCGGCGCCGGACCCGCAGGCCTCAGCGACTCCCTCTCCCACTGGTTCGGTCCCGCACAGTAG
- the fabG gene encoding 3-oxoacyl-ACP reductase FabG → MTQHTNPRIALVTGATSGIGLSSARLLARDGHRVFIGARSADNVAETVKELQAEGLDVDGGVVDVRDTESVDSWVRAAVDRFGTIDVVVNNAGRSGGGPTADIADELWDDVIDTNLNSVFRVTRAALTIGGMRAKDRGRIINIASTAGKQGVVLGAPYSASKHGVVGFTKALGNELAPTGITVNAVCPGYVETPMAQRVRQGYAAAYDTSEEAILEKFQSKIPLGRYSTPDEVAGLVGYLASDTAASITSQALNVCGGLGNF, encoded by the coding sequence ATGACGCAGCACACCAACCCCCGGATCGCCCTCGTCACCGGCGCCACCAGCGGCATCGGCCTGTCCTCGGCGCGCCTGCTCGCCCGCGACGGCCACCGGGTCTTCATCGGCGCCCGCAGCGCCGACAACGTCGCCGAGACCGTCAAGGAGCTCCAGGCCGAGGGCCTGGACGTGGACGGCGGCGTCGTCGACGTCCGCGACACCGAGTCCGTCGACAGCTGGGTGCGCGCCGCGGTCGACCGCTTCGGCACCATCGACGTCGTCGTCAACAACGCGGGCCGCTCCGGCGGCGGCCCCACCGCCGACATCGCCGACGAGCTGTGGGACGACGTCATCGACACCAACCTCAACAGCGTCTTCCGCGTCACCCGCGCCGCCCTGACCATCGGCGGAATGCGAGCCAAGGACCGCGGCCGGATCATCAACATCGCCTCCACCGCCGGCAAGCAGGGCGTCGTCCTCGGCGCCCCGTACTCGGCCTCCAAGCACGGCGTCGTCGGCTTCACCAAGGCCCTCGGCAACGAGCTGGCCCCGACCGGCATCACCGTCAACGCGGTCTGCCCCGGCTATGTGGAGACCCCGATGGCGCAGCGCGTGCGCCAGGGCTACGCCGCCGCCTACGACACCTCCGAGGAAGCCATCCTCGAGAAGTTCCAGTCGAAGATCCCGCTCGGCCGCTACTCCACCCCGGACGAGGTCGCCGGCCTGGTCGGCTACCTGGCCTCGGACACCGCCGCCTCCATCACCTCGCAGGCGCTCAACGTCTGCGGCGGCCTGGGCAACTTCTAG
- a CDS encoding nuclear transport factor 2 family protein has product MTSTQIPADLADPPVLAAPAAETPAESRALVAALLDHYLLSLDDEKLDDDWAARLFAPDAVVAFPPMSRHEGAEGMAEFHRASLSAFAATQHLGSPALVVLDGDRATLRANVLCTHVHQPQHARSQGELPPLFATGTFVDGEARRTPQGWRLTRLSFRLLWADGTPPPKGA; this is encoded by the coding sequence ATGACCTCCACTCAGATTCCCGCCGACCTCGCCGACCCACCCGTCCTCGCCGCCCCGGCCGCGGAGACCCCGGCCGAGTCCCGTGCCCTCGTGGCGGCCCTGCTGGACCACTATCTGCTCTCGCTCGACGACGAGAAGCTCGACGACGACTGGGCGGCGCGGCTGTTCGCGCCGGACGCCGTCGTCGCCTTCCCCCCGATGAGCCGGCACGAGGGCGCCGAGGGCATGGCGGAGTTCCACCGCGCCTCCCTGTCGGCCTTCGCCGCCACCCAGCACCTGGGCTCGCCGGCCCTGGTCGTCCTGGACGGCGACCGGGCTACGCTGCGGGCCAACGTGCTGTGCACGCACGTCCACCAGCCGCAGCACGCGCGCTCGCAGGGCGAGTTGCCGCCGCTGTTCGCCACCGGCACGTTCGTCGACGGCGAGGCCCGGCGCACCCCGCAGGGCTGGCGGCTGACCCGGCTGTCGTTCCGGCTGCTCTGGGCGGACGGGACCCCGCCCCCGAAGGGCGCCTGA
- a CDS encoding ketosynthase chain-length factor, with product MTTSVVVTGLGVVSPNGLGAEDYWDATLGGKNGIGRITRFDPAGYPSVLAGEVPGFVAEDHLPSRLLPQTDRVTRLALVATDWALADAGVDPGERPEFDMGVITASAAGGFEFGQGELQNLWARGSQYVSAYQSFAWFYAVNSGQISIRNGMKGPSGVVVSEGAGGLDAVAQARRQIRKGTPLIVTGGVDASICTWGWAAQLSTGRLSTSDEPTRAYLPFDRDAGGYVPGEGGAILIAEDAETARTRGARIYGEIAGYGATMDPRPGSGREPGLRKAIEVALADAGTAPGEVDAVFADGAGEPALDRVEADAISAVLGPRTVPVTVPKTMTGRLYSGASPLDLAAAFLSIRDGVVPPTVHVDPCPDYPLDLVLGRPREVRVRTALVLARGSGGFNSAMVVRAAD from the coding sequence ATGACCACGTCGGTGGTGGTGACCGGTCTGGGCGTCGTCTCGCCCAACGGGCTCGGCGCCGAGGACTACTGGGACGCGACCCTGGGCGGGAAGAACGGCATCGGCCGCATCACCCGCTTCGACCCGGCCGGCTACCCGTCCGTGCTGGCCGGCGAGGTCCCCGGCTTCGTGGCCGAGGACCATCTGCCCAGCCGGCTGCTGCCGCAGACCGACCGGGTCACCCGGCTCGCGCTGGTCGCCACGGACTGGGCGCTCGCGGACGCGGGCGTCGACCCCGGGGAGCGGCCCGAGTTCGACATGGGCGTCATCACGGCGTCCGCCGCCGGCGGCTTCGAGTTCGGCCAGGGCGAGCTGCAGAACCTGTGGGCGCGGGGCAGCCAGTACGTCTCCGCGTACCAGTCCTTCGCCTGGTTCTACGCCGTCAACAGCGGCCAGATCTCGATCCGCAACGGGATGAAGGGCCCCTCCGGCGTCGTCGTCAGCGAGGGCGCCGGCGGCCTCGACGCCGTCGCCCAGGCCCGCCGGCAGATCCGCAAGGGCACCCCGCTGATCGTCACCGGCGGCGTGGACGCCTCGATCTGCACCTGGGGCTGGGCCGCCCAGCTGTCCACCGGCAGGCTCAGCACCAGCGACGAACCCACCCGCGCCTACCTGCCCTTCGACCGCGACGCCGGCGGCTACGTGCCCGGCGAGGGCGGCGCGATCCTCATCGCCGAGGACGCGGAAACGGCCCGCACGCGCGGCGCCCGCATCTACGGCGAGATCGCCGGCTACGGAGCCACGATGGACCCCCGGCCGGGCAGCGGCCGCGAACCGGGCCTGCGCAAGGCGATCGAGGTCGCGCTCGCCGACGCCGGGACCGCGCCCGGCGAGGTGGACGCGGTCTTCGCCGACGGGGCCGGCGAGCCCGCCCTCGACCGCGTCGAGGCCGACGCGATCAGCGCCGTCCTCGGCCCCCGCACCGTCCCGGTGACCGTGCCCAAGACCATGACGGGCCGCCTGTACTCGGGCGCCTCGCCGCTGGACCTGGCCGCCGCCTTCCTCTCGATCCGCGACGGGGTCGTCCCGCCCACCGTGCACGTCGACCCGTGCCCGGACTACCCCCTGGACCTGGTCCTCGGCCGGCCGCGCGAGGTCCGGGTGCGCACCGCGCTCGTCCTGGCCCGCGGCAGCGGCGGCTTCAACTCCGCCATGGTCGTACGCGCAGCGGACTAG
- a CDS encoding pyridoxamine 5'-phosphate oxidase family protein — MPTSKRKSRPEVSASVEAFLGDRRYVATLTTVRPDGTLHTAPVRFTWDAESGLARVMTVVSSRKARNLLATSGGRVTLCQVQGFTWVTLEGTGTVVTEPDRVAEGARRYAERYWSGPPDPPGRVVIEIEVDRVLSLNT, encoded by the coding sequence ATGCCGACGTCGAAGCGGAAGAGCCGGCCCGAGGTGTCCGCCTCGGTCGAGGCGTTCCTCGGTGACCGCCGGTACGTGGCCACGCTCACCACCGTCCGGCCGGACGGGACGCTCCACACGGCGCCCGTGCGGTTCACCTGGGACGCGGAGAGCGGCCTCGCCCGGGTCATGACGGTGGTCTCCTCGCGCAAGGCCAGGAACCTGCTCGCCACCTCGGGCGGCCGGGTGACGCTGTGCCAGGTGCAGGGCTTCACCTGGGTCACCCTCGAAGGCACCGGCACCGTCGTCACGGAGCCGGACCGGGTGGCCGAGGGGGCCCGGCGGTATGCCGAACGCTACTGGTCGGGGCCGCCGGACCCGCCCGGCCGGGTGGTCATCGAGATCGAGGTGGACCGGGTACTCAGCCTCAACACGTGA
- a CDS encoding antibiotic biosynthesis monooxygenase family protein → MPFISVEDNHLTVLNLFTTDKPENQDRLIEEMTKIVDAAAYEGWMSSTVHAGVDLPGTANFIQWRSGEDLEKRYSGEEFKHRTLPVFSEITTSIRLLQNEVVYVLTSEALGGKVEIGPHRDDYTCISVFTVRPDGQDEAVDALGAGQEYFKDLPGFRSHVVLKGLRARGLDGTFVVSYSQWDSKEAFEAYRDQPAEEQPEARKAAVARIRAVVEGTPTTNTYQVVRTRAAGE, encoded by the coding sequence ATGCCTTTCATCTCTGTCGAGGACAATCACCTGACCGTCCTCAACCTCTTCACGACCGACAAGCCCGAGAACCAGGACCGACTGATCGAGGAGATGACGAAGATCGTCGACGCGGCCGCGTACGAGGGCTGGATGTCCTCCACGGTCCACGCGGGCGTCGATCTGCCGGGCACCGCGAACTTCATCCAGTGGCGCAGCGGCGAGGACCTGGAGAAGCGGTACTCGGGCGAGGAGTTCAAGCACCGCACCCTGCCGGTCTTCTCCGAGATCACCACCTCGATCCGGCTCCTGCAGAACGAGGTCGTCTACGTCCTGACCTCCGAGGCGCTCGGCGGCAAGGTCGAGATCGGCCCGCACCGCGACGACTACACCTGCATCTCCGTCTTCACCGTCCGCCCCGACGGACAGGACGAGGCCGTCGACGCCCTCGGCGCCGGCCAGGAGTACTTCAAGGACCTGCCGGGCTTCCGTTCGCACGTCGTCCTCAAGGGCCTGCGGGCCCGCGGCCTGGACGGCACCTTCGTCGTCTCCTACTCGCAGTGGGACAGCAAGGAGGCTTTCGAGGCCTACCGCGACCAGCCCGCCGAGGAGCAGCCCGAGGCCCGCAAGGCCGCCGTGGCCCGCATCCGCGCCGTGGTCGAGGGCACCCCGACCACCAACACCTACCAGGTGGTCCGCACCCGCGCCGCCGGCGAGTGA